The Cydia strobilella chromosome 5, ilCydStro3.1, whole genome shotgun sequence region ACGTCATAGCTTATATTACGGaaacaaaaaacaattgattaGACATTCgaagataacacaaaaaattaaaaaaaggtcACAAATTAAGCATTGTATGAGAATCTGTAGGAAATATAAGAAATCAAAAAAGGAATCGCTGAAAATGAGtgctatattattaaataatagagGTGAGCTCGAGACTCTAACTGCAAAACTAAGCTTAGCCTACAAACAGATCCAGGATCTCTCCACTGCTACGGCAGAACTTACTCAACTGAGCAAACAAAACCGAGAATTGACAGAATTGTTCCTAGGTAACTATCCGGATATGGAGCCCAGCGACGAAAATGATGTAGACGCAACCCAGACAAGCAGGCTTGTGTCTGAGCCCGCGCCGCCTTCGTCTGAGCCCGCGCCGCCTTCGTCGGCTGAGCCCACGCCGCCTTCGTCTGAGCCCGCGCCGCCCTTTGCTGAGCCCGCGCCGTCTTCGGCTGGGTCTGCCCCGCCTTCGGCGGAGCCTGCCCTGCCTTCGTCTGAGCCTGCGCCGCATTCGGCTGAGCGCATGCCACCATCGGCTGAGCCCGAGTCGCCGTCTGAGCCCGAGCCGCCTTCGGCTGAGCCCGCGCCGCCTTCGGCTGGGTCTGCCCCGCCTTCGGTTGAGCCTGCTCCGCCTCCGTATGAGCCCGCGCCGCCTTCGGCTGAGCCTGCTCCGCCTCCGTCTGAGCCCGCACCGCCTTCGGCTGAGCGCGCGCCGCCTCTGTCTGAGCCCGCACCGCCTTCGCCAGCCAAAGAGCCTGCGCCGCCTTCTTTTGAGCCCGTGCTGCCTTCGGCTGAGCGCATGCCACCTTCGGCTGAGCCCACCCCGCCTTCGTCTGAGCCCGCGCCGCCTCCGTCTGAGCCCGCGCCGCCTTCGGCTGAGCGCGCGCC contains the following coding sequences:
- the LOC134741817 gene encoding uncharacterized protein LOC134741817 gives rise to the protein MSAILLNNRGELETLTAKLSLAYKQIQDLSTATAELTQLSKQNRELTELFLGNYPDMEPSDENDVDATQTSRLVSEPAPPSSEPAPPSSAEPTPPSSEPAPPFAEPAPSSAGSAPPSAEPALPSSEPAPHSAERMPPSAEPESPSEPEPPSAEPAPPSAGSAPPSVEPAPPPYEPAPPSAEPAPPPSEPAPPSAERAPPLSEPAPPSPAKEPAPPSFEPVLPSAERMPPSAEPTPPSSEPAPPPSEPAPPSAERAPPLSEPAPPSPAKEPAPPYFEPVLPSAERMPPSAEPTPPSSEPAPPPSEPAPPSAERAPPLSEPAPPSPAKEPAPPYFEPVLPSAERAPPSFGPALPSAERTPPLSEPAPSSAERALPSDGLESNKPNIIMYCDEIGDR